From Senegalia massiliensis, a single genomic window includes:
- a CDS encoding cation diffusion facilitator family transporter, whose translation MDNNYKEVSKTLWIILFANFLVAIIKIIVGNIVMSASLIADGFHSFADGSSNIAGLIGVKLASKPTDKDHPYGHEKFELISSLVISGMLFFISGNIVMDSFNKLFNPTKLNISLYSILAIILTLIVNIVVSTLEYKKGKKLNSSILISDSYHTRSDIFVSIGVLLTLILINLRLPNIIDPIVSFIVAGFIIKAAIEIFISSSRILVDKKALDTEKIKEILEKYRDIKGVHKIRSRSTGKKVFLDLHMLLPPEMTIKTSHDLIHKIEKDMKENIDEDIQIIAHFEPYYEN comes from the coding sequence ATGGATAATAATTATAAAGAAGTTAGTAAAACACTTTGGATAATATTATTTGCTAACTTTTTAGTTGCAATAATTAAAATAATTGTAGGAAATATAGTGATGAGTGCAAGTCTTATAGCAGATGGTTTTCATTCTTTTGCAGATGGGTCTTCAAATATAGCAGGATTAATAGGAGTGAAACTTGCATCAAAACCTACAGATAAAGATCATCCTTATGGACATGAAAAGTTTGAGCTAATTTCTTCTTTAGTTATATCAGGTATGTTGTTTTTTATATCTGGTAATATAGTTATGGATTCATTTAACAAATTATTTAATCCTACAAAATTAAATATAAGTCTATATAGCATATTAGCTATAATATTAACTCTTATAGTAAATATTGTAGTTTCAACTCTTGAATATAAGAAAGGTAAAAAGTTAAATAGTTCAATATTGATTTCAGATTCATATCATACAAGAAGTGATATATTTGTTTCTATTGGAGTACTTCTTACATTAATACTAATAAATTTGAGATTGCCTAATATAATAGACCCGATTGTATCCTTTATTGTTGCAGGCTTTATAATTAAAGCTGCTATTGAAATATTTATATCTAGCAGTAGAATATTAGTAGATAAAAAAGCTCTTGATACTGAAAAAATAAAAGAAATTTTAGAAAAATATAGAGATATAAAAGGTGTTCATAAAATACGTAGTAGAAGTACAGGGAAAAAAGTTTTTTTAGATTTACATATGTTGCTTCCTCCAGAAATGACTATAAAAACTTCACATGATTTAATTCATAAGATAGAAAAAGATATGAAAGAAAATATTGATGAAGATATTCAAATAATAGCTCATTTTGAGCCCTATTATGAGAATTGA
- a CDS encoding putative heavy metal-binding protein — translation MISTTTPTIEGKKIIEYKEIVFGEVISGMDFIKDFAAGLTNFFGGRSKSYEGEMIRAREEAILEMEKRAKQLGANAVVGVDIDYEVLGQSGNMLMVTASGTAVIVE, via the coding sequence ATGATTTCTACTACAACACCAACGATTGAAGGTAAGAAGATTATTGAATATAAAGAAATAGTATTTGGTGAAGTTATTTCTGGAATGGATTTTATAAAAGATTTTGCAGCAGGTCTTACGAATTTCTTTGGAGGACGTTCAAAGTCATATGAAGGTGAAATGATTAGAGCAAGAGAAGAAGCAATATTAGAAATGGAAAAGAGGGCAAAACAATTAGGAGCAAATGCAGTAGTAGGTGTAGACATAGATTATGAAGTTTTAGGACAAAGTGGTAATATGTTAATGGTTACTGCATCTGGAACAGCAGTTATTGTAGAATAG
- a CDS encoding response regulator transcription factor, with protein MAKILVLEDEESIRKFIKINLKRAGYEVIEAIDGEEALRKALYESEIDVAILDVMLPGIDGFSVCKQLRKNNKQVGIIMLTARTQEIDKITGLSIGADDYVTKPFSPSELVARVDALYRRVELLKKNKSDYFIQGPFKIDLKGRQLYKNGKIIELTPIEYDLIYLFLMKPNKALSRNDIIDSVWGKNYFGYYKAVDVNIRRLRKKIEENPSEPKYIETVWGYGYRWKTN; from the coding sequence TTGGCAAAAATATTAGTACTAGAAGATGAAGAAAGCATAAGAAAATTTATAAAAATTAATCTTAAAAGAGCAGGATATGAAGTAATAGAAGCTATTGATGGAGAAGAAGCTCTAAGAAAAGCATTATATGAAAGTGAAATTGATGTTGCTATTTTAGATGTAATGTTACCTGGAATTGATGGATTTTCAGTTTGTAAACAATTAAGAAAAAATAATAAGCAAGTTGGAATTATTATGTTAACTGCAAGAACTCAAGAAATAGATAAAATAACTGGTCTATCTATTGGTGCTGATGATTATGTAACTAAGCCTTTTAGTCCTAGTGAATTAGTTGCTCGTGTAGATGCACTATATAGAAGAGTAGAACTGTTAAAGAAAAATAAATCAGATTATTTTATACAAGGGCCATTTAAAATAGATTTAAAAGGCAGACAATTATATAAAAATGGTAAAATTATAGAGTTAACTCCTATTGAATATGATTTAATATATTTATTTCTGATGAAACCCAATAAAGCACTTAGCAGAAATGATATAATAGATAGTGTGTGGGGAAAAAATTATTTTGGATATTATAAAGCAGTAGATGTAAATATAAGAAGGCTAAGAAAAAAAATAGAAGAAAATCCATCTGAGCCAAAATATATTGAAACAGTTTGGGGATATGGATATAGATGGAAAACAAATTAA
- a CDS encoding sensor histidine kinase: MKSIKTRVIGAFILIIVITILIFEVLLIELLQSYYYKNTEEIITNQIKISSDFYSRYFSNVSLKDNILDNVDVFWNQTESQVQILDLEGNVLMDSIGVIHKDKLSTSDVRKALSGKYATWIGKVNYDEHEVMAVSHPLISSNKQIGVIRFVTSLEKINKAIINISMVFIFIGLGVIVIAISVSYIISKTIVSPIKDVTKIAEQMAEGNFKVRGSNDYNDEIGKLNDTLNYMAEEITKKEQLKNEFISSISHELRTPLTSIKGWASTLNTDNNDNEEILKDGLIIIENETERLTKMVEELLDFSRFNSGKMILNIQETNFKDILDYIRINMMPRAQRANLFFNVDFKGDNDKVYVDRDRIKQVLINILDNAFRFTKPKGYVILSSQIKNDMLIIEIKDNGYGISKEDLPKVKEKFYKGKTNKSNTGLGLSISDEIIKMHNGQINIESDLGQGTKVIIKIPIFKKVIIDE, from the coding sequence ATGAAAAGCATAAAGACAAGAGTAATAGGAGCGTTTATTTTAATAATAGTAATTACTATTTTAATATTTGAAGTATTATTAATAGAATTGCTTCAGAGTTATTATTATAAGAATACTGAAGAAATAATTACAAATCAAATTAAAATATCATCTGATTTTTATTCAAGATACTTTTCCAATGTTTCACTTAAAGATAATATATTAGATAATGTTGATGTTTTTTGGAATCAAACAGAGAGTCAAGTTCAAATACTAGACTTAGAAGGTAATGTTTTAATGGATTCTATAGGAGTAATACACAAGGATAAATTATCAACAAGTGATGTAAGAAAAGCTCTATCAGGAAAGTATGCTACATGGATTGGAAAAGTAAATTATGATGAGCATGAAGTAATGGCAGTATCACATCCATTGATATCATCTAATAAACAAATAGGTGTAATTAGATTTGTTACTTCTTTAGAAAAGATTAATAAAGCAATTATAAATATTTCAATGGTTTTTATATTTATAGGTTTAGGAGTTATAGTTATAGCAATTTCAGTTAGTTATATTATATCCAAAACCATAGTATCACCTATTAAAGACGTGACAAAAATTGCAGAACAAATGGCTGAAGGTAATTTTAAAGTAAGAGGAAGTAATGACTATAATGATGAAATAGGCAAGTTAAATGATACACTTAATTATATGGCTGAAGAAATAACAAAAAAGGAACAACTTAAAAATGAATTTATATCTTCTATATCACATGAATTACGAACACCTCTTACATCAATTAAGGGGTGGGCATCTACTTTAAACACAGACAATAATGATAATGAGGAAATTTTAAAAGATGGTTTAATTATAATAGAAAATGAAACTGAAAGATTAACTAAAATGGTAGAAGAATTATTAGATTTTTCTAGGTTTAATTCAGGAAAAATGATACTAAATATACAAGAGACAAATTTTAAAGATATACTTGATTATATAAGAATTAATATGATGCCAAGAGCTCAAAGGGCAAATTTGTTTTTTAATGTAGACTTTAAAGGAGATAATGATAAAGTATATGTTGATAGAGATAGAATAAAGCAAGTTTTAATAAATATTTTAGATAATGCATTTAGATTCACTAAACCAAAAGGATATGTAATATTATCTTCACAAATAAAAAATGATATGTTAATAATAGAGATTAAAGATAATGGTTATGGCATTAGTAAGGAGGACCTTCCAAAGGTTAAGGAGAAATTTTACAAAGGTAAAACTAATAAATCTAATACAGGTTTGGGTCTTTCTATAAGTGATGAAATAATAAAAATGCATAATGGACAAATAAATATTGAGAGTGATTTAGGACAAGGAACTAAAGTTATAATTAAGATACCTATATTTAAAAAGGTGATAATAGATGAATAA
- a CDS encoding polysaccharide deacetylase family protein, protein MSRKQRFIRFIFLCIISIVIIIILIGNHKSVSYSGKEIYIQNNDENSSQNRIEFKKDYNETDLSTDNTEGDIDNDIDNDIDNVLTVPVEEAYKNDDRKIAFLTFDDGPSKNTTEILKILDEENVKATFFVLGKLAKENHSIIKEIYNKNHKIGNHTYSHEYKKIYSSTDMLLSEVNKTNKILKEILGYNFKSNLFRFPGGSFGENKTVYRQAIENQGYKYVDWNALNKDSEGRNKTPNELLLNIKETTKNKKRVIILMHDSATKKNTVESLPMVIDYLKNEGYEFGVLE, encoded by the coding sequence GTGAGTAGAAAACAAAGGTTTATAAGATTCATATTTTTATGTATAATATCAATTGTAATCATAATTATTTTAATTGGAAACCATAAAAGTGTAAGTTATAGTGGCAAAGAAATATATATTCAAAATAATGATGAGAATTCAAGTCAAAATAGGATAGAATTTAAGAAAGATTATAATGAAACTGATTTATCGACTGATAATACAGAAGGTGATATAGATAATGATATAGATAATGATATAGATAATGTATTAACTGTACCAGTAGAGGAAGCATATAAGAATGATGATAGAAAAATTGCATTTCTAACTTTTGATGATGGCCCAAGTAAAAATACTACTGAAATATTAAAAATACTTGATGAAGAGAATGTTAAAGCGACTTTTTTTGTTTTAGGTAAACTCGCTAAGGAGAATCATTCAATAATCAAAGAAATATATAATAAAAATCATAAAATAGGAAATCATACATATTCTCATGAGTATAAAAAAATATATTCATCTACAGATATGTTATTAAGTGAGGTTAATAAAACCAACAAAATATTAAAAGAAATATTAGGGTATAATTTTAAAAGTAATCTTTTTAGATTTCCAGGGGGATCATTTGGAGAAAATAAGACAGTATATAGACAAGCAATAGAAAATCAAGGCTATAAATATGTTGATTGGAATGCTTTGAACAAAGATTCAGAAGGTAGAAATAAAACTCCAAATGAATTATTGTTGAATATAAAAGAAACAACAAAAAATAAAAAAAGAGTTATTATTCTTATGCATGATTCTGCTACAAAGAAAAACACAGTAGAGTCTTTACCAATGGTAATTGATTACTTGAAAAATGAAGGATATGAATTTGGTGTTTTAGAGTAA
- a CDS encoding Spo0E family sporulation regulatory protein-aspartic acid phosphatase — translation MKTNKLIIGKKILCNAINMNISKEIIIKISQKIDKYILEYHSNSNKKDDRY, via the coding sequence ATGAAAACTAATAAACTAATTATTGGAAAGAAGATTTTATGTAATGCTATTAATATGAACATAAGTAAAGAAATAATAATTAAAATAAGTCAAAAAATAGATAAATATATTTTAGAATATCATTCTAATAGCAATAAAAAGGATGATAGATATTAG
- a CDS encoding helix-turn-helix domain-containing protein encodes MENNTPIDNKSIGLRIRNEREKFKLSREELAELINLSDYYIGQLERGERQMSLTTMVNISKHLHISLDYLIFGHKTNRNEVVLENNGFYLKENLEINELLSLLNKCSDKELELFQKLLRTVLPYIT; translated from the coding sequence ATGGAAAATAATACACCTATAGATAATAAATCCATAGGCTTAAGAATAAGAAATGAAAGAGAGAAATTTAAACTTTCAAGAGAAGAACTAGCCGAATTAATAAATCTTTCTGATTATTATATAGGACAATTAGAAAGAGGAGAAAGACAGATGAGTTTAACAACTATGGTAAATATATCTAAACACCTTCACATTTCTCTTGATTACTTAATTTTTGGGCATAAAACAAATAGAAATGAAGTAGTCCTAGAAAATAATGGATTTTATTTAAAGGAAAATTTAGAAATTAATGAGTTATTAAGTTTACTAAATAAATGTTCTGATAAGGAATTAGAGTTGTTCCAGAAACTATTAAGAACAGTTCTGCCATATATTACATAA
- a CDS encoding aminopeptidase P family protein → MNIKTNIERLRKLMKQNGIDAYIISDVDPHQSEYVAEYFKMRSFISGFTGSAGTVVITMHKNGLWADGRYHIQAEEQLKGSGIHLFKQGLEGVPTYTEWLKEVLDKGSNVGFDGKVISQSTAKDIIQKFRNTGINVNDEYDFITKIWDNRGKQNFNEIYNHDTKYAGKSTREKLQSVREKMKENNADYYILGSLDNVAWLFNIRGTDVPNNPVVYAYAVVSHNKATIYLNKDKLNDKAKHTLEENKVEIKEYEKIAEDLNNITENNNVYLDESKINRYLYKALPKNTNKITGTSIATSLKSIKNDIEIKNLKDCQIRDGVAMVKFIHWLKENVAKEKITEIDAIKKLESFRRMNDKFKGISFDTIAGYKDHAAMMHYKANKESQYTLEDKSLFLIDSGGQYLDGTTDITRTIVLGDVTEKEKSDFTLVLKSHIALDKLVFLYGATGSNIDIIARKPMWEKGLDYKCGTGHGVGFFLNVHEGPQSISRQPNKIKLEENMILTNEPGIYRNGEHGIRIENTIVVKEKFESEFGKFMDFETISYCPIDLDAIEPALLDNEEKKWLNDYHKEVYNKLSPYLEEDLQKWLKNQTREI, encoded by the coding sequence TTGAATATTAAAACCAATATTGAAAGACTACGTAAACTCATGAAGCAAAATGGAATTGATGCTTATATAATTTCAGATGTAGATCCACATCAATCAGAATATGTGGCAGAGTATTTTAAAATGAGAAGTTTTATATCAGGATTTACAGGATCAGCTGGTACTGTGGTTATAACTATGCACAAAAATGGTTTATGGGCTGATGGAAGATATCATATACAAGCAGAGGAACAACTTAAGGGCTCTGGAATACATTTATTTAAGCAAGGTCTAGAAGGAGTGCCTACATATACTGAATGGCTAAAAGAGGTATTAGATAAAGGTAGTAATGTAGGATTTGATGGAAAAGTTATATCACAATCAACTGCAAAAGATATTATACAAAAGTTTAGGAATACTGGTATAAATGTAAATGATGAGTATGATTTTATAACAAAAATTTGGGATAATAGAGGCAAACAAAATTTTAATGAAATATACAATCATGATACAAAATATGCTGGAAAGAGTACAAGAGAGAAGTTACAATCTGTAAGGGAAAAAATGAAAGAAAATAATGCTGATTATTATATTTTAGGCAGCTTAGATAATGTTGCTTGGCTGTTTAATATACGTGGAACAGATGTACCTAATAATCCAGTTGTATATGCATATGCTGTAGTATCTCATAACAAAGCTACAATTTATTTAAATAAAGATAAATTAAATGATAAGGCTAAGCATACTTTAGAAGAAAACAAAGTTGAAATAAAGGAATATGAAAAAATAGCTGAAGATTTAAATAATATAACTGAAAATAATAATGTATATTTAGATGAATCAAAGATAAATAGATATTTATACAAAGCTTTACCTAAAAATACGAATAAAATTACGGGAACAAGTATAGCTACAAGTCTTAAATCTATAAAAAATGATATTGAAATTAAAAATTTAAAAGATTGTCAAATTAGAGATGGAGTAGCTATGGTTAAGTTTATTCATTGGTTAAAAGAAAATGTAGCTAAAGAAAAAATTACTGAAATAGATGCCATTAAAAAACTTGAAAGCTTTAGAAGAATGAATGATAAATTTAAAGGTATTAGTTTTGATACAATAGCAGGGTATAAAGATCATGCTGCTATGATGCATTATAAAGCAAATAAAGAGAGCCAATACACTTTAGAAGATAAAAGTTTATTTTTAATAGATTCTGGTGGTCAATATCTAGACGGGACAACAGATATTACAAGAACTATAGTGTTAGGAGATGTTACTGAGAAAGAAAAATCAGATTTTACTCTTGTATTAAAATCTCATATAGCTCTTGATAAATTAGTATTTTTATATGGAGCAACAGGATCTAATATAGATATAATAGCAAGAAAACCTATGTGGGAAAAAGGTCTAGACTATAAATGTGGTACTGGTCATGGTGTTGGATTTTTCTTAAATGTACATGAAGGTCCACAAAGTATTAGTAGACAGCCTAATAAAATAAAATTAGAAGAAAATATGATTTTAACTAATGAACCAGGTATTTATAGAAATGGTGAGCATGGTATTAGAATAGAAAATACAATAGTTGTTAAAGAAAAGTTTGAAAGTGAATTTGGTAAATTTATGGATTTTGAAACAATTTCATATTGTCCAATTGATTTAGATGCTATAGAACCTGCATTGTTAGATAATGAAGAAAAGAAATGGCTAAATGATTATCATAAAGAAGTATATAATAAATTAAGTCCATATTTAGAGGAAGATTTACAAAAGTGGCTTAAAAATCAAACAAGAGAAATATAA
- the eutH gene encoding ethanolamine utilization protein EutH: MSNLIIMIIISFSIISAIDKVIGNKMNLGNHFEEGFKSMGGLALTMLGIYTISPLIAKVISPLLFPISKVTGIDPSIFIGIFLAPDMGGFNASLAIAHDAQIGLFSGLILSSMLGATLVFTIPIALGMIKDKDKKHFSKGILYGIITIPLGSLVSGVMMGIDFDTLLLNHIPILLFSIMISMGLFLCPDKLFNAFERFNKFILLLSTFGLIVGILKFTLGISIFNDIIPIEEGLVVIGKIAIILSGAYPLVSFISEKLEKGLSSIGNKLNVNKNSILGVITSLVNTIPMISIYDKMDNKGKVINSAFAVSASFVFGGQMAFVLGVSPDIIGPFIVGKIVAGISSIIVIFVSTKEYGSYFKNKKFRRKHLAFKIKK, translated from the coding sequence ATGAGTAATTTAATAATAATGATTATAATATCATTTTCCATAATATCCGCCATAGATAAAGTAATTGGAAATAAGATGAATCTTGGCAATCATTTTGAAGAAGGCTTTAAATCTATGGGAGGTCTTGCCCTTACTATGTTAGGTATTTATACTATATCTCCACTTATAGCTAAAGTTATATCGCCTTTACTTTTTCCAATTTCAAAAGTAACAGGAATAGATCCATCTATATTTATAGGAATATTTTTGGCTCCAGATATGGGAGGATTTAATGCTTCATTAGCTATAGCACATGATGCTCAAATTGGACTTTTCTCTGGACTTATACTTAGTTCAATGCTAGGTGCTACACTTGTGTTTACTATTCCTATTGCCCTTGGAATGATAAAAGATAAAGATAAAAAACATTTTTCAAAAGGAATTTTATATGGAATAATAACTATCCCATTAGGTAGTTTAGTTTCTGGCGTTATGATGGGAATAGATTTTGATACTTTATTATTGAATCACATTCCTATATTATTATTTTCTATTATGATATCAATGGGACTTTTTTTATGTCCTGATAAATTATTTAATGCTTTTGAAAGATTTAATAAATTTATACTATTACTTAGTACATTTGGTTTAATAGTAGGAATTTTGAAGTTTACTTTGGGTATTAGTATATTTAATGATATAATTCCAATTGAAGAGGGGTTAGTAGTTATAGGTAAAATTGCTATTATTCTTTCAGGAGCATATCCTTTAGTGTCTTTTATATCAGAAAAATTAGAAAAAGGACTCAGTTCTATTGGAAATAAGCTAAATGTAAATAAGAACTCTATACTTGGAGTAATTACATCTCTTGTTAATACAATACCTATGATTTCTATATATGATAAGATGGATAATAAAGGTAAAGTCATAAATTCAGCATTTGCTGTAAGTGCATCTTTTGTATTTGGCGGACAAATGGCATTTGTTTTAGGTGTTTCACCTGATATAATAGGACCATTTATAGTAGGAAAAATAGTTGCAGGAATCTCTAGTATCATAGTGATATTTGTTTCAACTAAAGAATATGGAAGTTATTTCAAGAATAAGAAATTTAGAAGAAAACATTTAGCTTTTAAAATAAAGAAATAA
- a CDS encoding ATP-binding cassette domain-containing protein: MKLIIENISKSFENKSVLENLNFEFNRGNIYALLGRNGAGKTTFFNILSEELKSDEGKAYIEINGERKKLESTDLSYVYSDPILPEFLTGYEFIKFFIDINKDKLDHPLLIDEYFEIIKINYEDRHKLIRSYSHGMKNKLQMLMFVIRRPPIILLDEPLTSLDVVVALEIKRLLREIRKDHIIIFSTHILQLAKDLCDEIVALNNGKLSLMQKELLQNPDFEDKVIEMLEEKTNA, from the coding sequence ATGAAGTTAATAATTGAAAATATTAGTAAGTCATTTGAAAATAAAAGCGTACTTGAAAACTTAAATTTTGAATTTAATAGGGGAAATATATATGCTCTTCTTGGAAGAAATGGAGCAGGAAAAACAACATTTTTTAATATATTATCAGAAGAGTTAAAATCAGATGAAGGTAAAGCTTACATAGAAATAAATGGTGAGAGAAAAAAATTAGAATCTACTGACTTATCATATGTATATTCTGACCCTATACTTCCTGAATTTTTAACTGGATATGAGTTCATAAAATTTTTTATAGATATAAATAAAGATAAGTTAGATCATCCCTTATTAATAGATGAATATTTTGAAATAATAAAAATTAATTATGAAGACAGACATAAATTAATCAGGTCATATTCTCATGGAATGAAAAACAAACTACAAATGCTCATGTTTGTAATAAGAAGACCCCCTATAATATTATTAGATGAACCTTTAACATCATTGGATGTGGTTGTAGCGTTAGAAATAAAGAGACTCCTTAGAGAAATTAGAAAGGATCATATAATTATATTTTCTACCCATATACTTCAATTAGCAAAAGACTTATGTGATGAAATAGTAGCTTTAAATAATGGCAAGTTATCACTTATGCAAAAAGAGTTATTACAAAATCCTGATTTTGAAGATAAAGTTATAGAAATGCTTGAGGAAAAAACAAATGCTTAG
- a CDS encoding DUF3887 domain-containing protein — protein sequence MRSNRIILIIIIALMFSSLIGCNSENEQVNDNMKTPEETVSSWTDEIVENFLISIDKKDYESFSKDFSESMKSHLNEKMFKEQVLPISELIGEYIKGSKKLLTTEEVDENNIKLIYSSDYSNEKNEVIVTTVFDKDNQLIEGLFINSEKIQNMQ from the coding sequence ATGAGAAGTAATAGAATAATTTTGATTATAATTATAGCTTTAATGTTTAGCTCATTGATTGGATGCAATAGTGAAAATGAACAAGTAAATGATAATATGAAAACACCTGAAGAAACTGTATCATCTTGGACAGATGAAATAGTAGAAAACTTTTTAATTTCTATAGATAAAAAAGATTATGAATCCTTTAGTAAAGATTTTAGTGAAAGTATGAAATCACATCTAAATGAAAAAATGTTTAAAGAACAGGTTTTACCTATATCTGAATTAATAGGTGAGTATATAAAAGGTTCTAAAAAATTATTAACTACAGAAGAAGTAGATGAAAATAATATAAAGTTAATTTATAGTTCAGATTATTCAAATGAAAAGAATGAAGTTATTGTAACGACAGTATTTGATAAAGATAATCAACTTATTGAAGGTTTATTTATTAATTCTGAAAAGATACAAAATATGCAATAA
- a CDS encoding YhfC family glutamic-type intramembrane protease: MDLIKHISIVITLIITLILPVAFIALLYKKDKKTLIWSIIGILTFFIVQISIRIPILNYLSLKPWFIVNISSNTYIYAIFLALTAALVEEGGRFLSFKFILKDHITWLKGIAFGIGHGGVEAFYLVGLPLIKAYYSFLNGNLNLFSNISVENIFLSGFERTLAIIIHIGLSLIVLYSIKKEKYKYLLYAFIIHTLVNLPILFINNKIFIWTYLIAWGVILLNVTFKYKKKMKEVF; encoded by the coding sequence ATGGACTTAATTAAGCATATTTCAATAGTTATAACTTTGATTATAACACTAATTTTACCAGTTGCATTTATAGCTCTATTATACAAAAAAGATAAAAAAACATTAATTTGGTCTATAATAGGAATACTGACATTTTTCATAGTTCAAATATCTATTAGGATTCCTATATTAAATTATTTAAGTTTGAAGCCTTGGTTTATAGTAAATATTTCTTCAAATACTTATATATATGCTATATTTTTAGCGCTAACAGCAGCATTAGTTGAAGAAGGTGGTAGATTTTTATCTTTTAAGTTTATTTTAAAAGATCATATTACATGGCTAAAAGGTATTGCATTTGGAATAGGACATGGAGGTGTAGAAGCATTTTATCTTGTAGGATTACCTTTAATAAAAGCTTATTATAGTTTTTTAAATGGAAATTTGAATTTATTTAGTAATATATCAGTAGAAAATATATTTTTATCAGGATTTGAAAGAACTCTAGCGATAATAATACATATTGGATTATCATTAATTGTGTTATATAGTATTAAAAAGGAAAAATATAAATATTTATTATATGCATTTATCATACATACTTTAGTGAACTTACCTATTTTATTTATTAATAATAAAATATTTATATGGACTTATCTTATAGCATGGGGAGTTATATTACTTAATGTAACATTTAAATACAAGAAAAAAATGAAAGAGGTTTTTTAA
- the thiT gene encoding energy-coupled thiamine transporter ThiT: MNKKWSAKMLTEGGILIALSILLSYIKIYQAPSGGSVTAGSMIPIMIFAIRWGLGPGIFMGATYGLVDFLLKPSFYHPIQFLLDYPIAFGFLGLAGLGYKIKKDGAKGYLTLIIGIILALSGRLISHVLSGVIFFASYAGDQNPWIYSIVYNATYMVPELIISILIISLIWKPMKRTIKSENY, from the coding sequence ATGAACAAAAAATGGAGTGCAAAAATGTTAACAGAGGGTGGAATATTAATAGCTTTATCAATCTTACTTAGTTATATAAAAATATATCAAGCACCTAGTGGTGGATCTGTTACAGCTGGTAGTATGATTCCCATAATGATATTTGCTATCAGATGGGGACTAGGTCCTGGGATATTTATGGGAGCTACTTATGGACTTGTAGACTTTTTATTAAAACCATCATTTTATCATCCTATACAATTTTTATTAGATTATCCAATAGCTTTTGGTTTTTTAGGACTTGCAGGACTAGGATATAAGATAAAAAAGGATGGAGCAAAAGGATACTTAACTTTAATTATTGGTATAATTCTTGCGTTAAGTGGAAGATTAATTTCTCATGTATTATCTGGTGTAATATTCTTCGCATCATATGCCGGAGATCAAAATCCTTGGATTTATTCTATTGTTTATAATGCAACATATATGGTGCCAGAACTTATAATATCTATATTAATAATAAGTTTAATTTGGAAACCAATGAAAAGAACTATTAAAAGTGAAAATTACTAA